The Cronobacter sakazakii genome has a window encoding:
- a CDS encoding amino acid ABC transporter substrate-binding protein, with protein MKKMMIATLAAAGALFAVANQAHAGATLDSVKKKGFVQCGISDGLPGFSYADAGGKFTGIDVDVCRGVAAAVFGDASKVKYTPLTAKERFTALQSGEVDVLSRNTTWTSSRDAGMGMSFTGVTYYDGIGFLTHNKAGLKSAKELDGATVCIQAGTDTELNVADYFKANNMKYTPVTFDRSDESAKALESGRCDTLASDQSQLYALRIKLSNPAEWIVLPEVISKEPLGPVVRRGDDEWFSIVRWTLFAMLNAEEMGIDSKNVDAKAANPSTPDMAHLLGKEGDYGKDLKLDNKWAYNIIKQVGNYGEIFERNVGQESPLKIKRGQNNLWNKGGIQYAPPVR; from the coding sequence ATGAAGAAGATGATGATCGCCACTCTGGCCGCCGCGGGCGCGCTGTTCGCCGTTGCTAACCAGGCCCATGCGGGCGCCACGCTGGACAGTGTGAAAAAGAAAGGTTTTGTACAGTGCGGCATCAGTGACGGTTTGCCGGGCTTTTCCTATGCGGATGCCGGCGGCAAGTTTACCGGTATTGACGTTGATGTCTGCCGCGGCGTGGCTGCTGCTGTCTTTGGCGACGCCTCAAAAGTGAAATATACCCCGCTGACCGCGAAAGAGCGTTTCACCGCGCTGCAATCCGGCGAAGTGGATGTGCTGTCCCGTAACACGACCTGGACATCATCCCGTGATGCAGGCATGGGGATGTCGTTCACCGGCGTTACCTATTACGACGGCATTGGCTTCCTGACCCACAACAAAGCGGGCCTTAAAAGCGCAAAAGAGCTGGATGGCGCGACCGTCTGTATTCAGGCCGGTACCGACACTGAGCTGAACGTGGCGGATTATTTTAAAGCCAACAATATGAAATATACGCCGGTGACTTTCGATCGCTCCGATGAGTCAGCCAAGGCGCTGGAATCCGGGCGCTGCGATACGCTGGCGTCTGACCAGTCTCAGCTTTACGCGCTGCGCATTAAGCTCAGCAACCCGGCCGAATGGATTGTTCTGCCGGAAGTTATCTCCAAAGAGCCGCTCGGCCCGGTCGTGCGCCGCGGCGATGACGAGTGGTTCTCGATTGTGCGCTGGACGCTGTTTGCCATGCTGAACGCCGAAGAGATGGGCATCGACTCTAAAAACGTCGATGCTAAAGCGGCTAACCCTTCCACGCCGGATATGGCGCACCTGTTAGGCAAAGAAGGCGACTACGGCAAGGATCTGAAGCTCGACAATAAGTGGGCGTATAACATCATCAAGCAGGTCGGTAACTATGGCGAGATCTTCGAGCGTAACGTGGGCCAGGAAAGCCCGCTGAAGATCAAACGTGGCCAGAACAATCTCTGGAATAAAGGCGGGATTCAGTACGCGCCGCCGGTACGTTAA
- a CDS encoding amino acid ABC transporter permease, translated as MFHRRPGVKGPLSLSSPAVRAWLYQIVAIAVVLGIAAYLIHNTITNLNNRGITSGFAFLDRSAGFGIVQHLIDYQEGDTYGRVFLVGLMNTLLVSALCIVFASFLGFFIGLARLSDNWLLRKLSTIYIETFRNIPPLLQIFFWYFAVLRNLPGPRQAVSAFDLAFLSNRGLYLPSPEAGEGALAFVAALVIALALSAGLYRFNKKHQMKTGQLRRTWTSLLLLIVVLPLLAHLIFGPAMHWDVPALRGFNFRGGLALIPELAALTLALSVYTSAFIAEIIRAGILSVPHGQHEAARSLGLPNPVTLRQVIIPQAMRVIIPPLTSQYLNIVKNSSLAAAIGYPDMVSLFAGTVLNQTGQAIETIAITMSVYLIISLSISLLMNLYNRRIALVER; from the coding sequence ATGTTCCATCGACGCCCTGGCGTGAAGGGCCCTCTTTCCCTTTCCAGCCCTGCGGTTCGCGCATGGCTGTACCAGATTGTGGCGATTGCTGTCGTGCTTGGCATCGCCGCGTATTTAATTCATAACACCATTACTAACCTGAATAATCGGGGCATTACCTCAGGATTCGCGTTTCTCGATCGCAGCGCCGGGTTTGGCATTGTTCAGCATCTGATTGATTACCAGGAAGGCGATACGTATGGCCGCGTTTTCCTGGTCGGTCTGATGAATACGCTGCTGGTTTCCGCGCTCTGTATCGTTTTCGCCTCGTTTCTCGGCTTTTTTATCGGCCTTGCGCGGCTCTCTGATAACTGGCTGCTGCGTAAACTCTCTACGATTTATATTGAGACGTTCCGCAATATTCCGCCGCTCTTACAGATCTTCTTCTGGTACTTCGCAGTGCTGCGCAACTTGCCAGGCCCACGGCAGGCAGTCAGCGCGTTCGATCTGGCGTTTTTAAGCAACCGCGGGCTTTACCTGCCCTCGCCCGAGGCGGGGGAAGGCGCGCTGGCTTTTGTGGCGGCCCTGGTCATCGCGCTCGCGTTGTCCGCCGGGCTGTATCGCTTCAATAAGAAACATCAGATGAAAACCGGCCAGTTGCGGCGTACCTGGACTTCGCTTTTACTGCTGATCGTCGTGCTGCCGCTGCTGGCACATCTGATATTTGGCCCCGCGATGCACTGGGATGTGCCTGCGCTGCGTGGGTTTAACTTCCGCGGCGGGCTGGCGCTTATACCGGAGCTGGCAGCGCTGACGCTGGCGCTTTCGGTTTATACCTCTGCCTTTATTGCTGAGATTATCCGCGCCGGGATTTTATCTGTACCGCACGGCCAGCATGAGGCGGCCCGCTCGTTAGGTCTCCCAAACCCGGTCACGCTGCGCCAGGTTATTATCCCGCAGGCGATGCGCGTCATTATTCCACCGTTAACCAGCCAGTACCTGAACATTGTGAAAAACTCGTCGCTGGCGGCCGCTATCGGTTACCCCGATATGGTGTCGCTGTTTGCCGGTACGGTGCTGAACCAGACCGGACAGGCGATTGAAACGATCGCTATCACGATGTCGGTGTATCTCATTATCAGCCTGTCGATTTCGCTGCTGATGAACCTTTATAACCGGCGTATAGCCCTGGTGGAGCGTTAA
- a CDS encoding amino acid ABC transporter permease produces MTTNAISPAPARPVNRGALVWMRKNLFSSWSNSLLTLFCLWMMWELIPPLLNWAFLQANWVGSTRADCTKEGACWVFIHARFGQFMYGLYPHDERWRINLALIVGLVSIVPMFWKGLPQRGRYITCWAIAYPLVVWWLMYGGFLGLERVETRQWGGLTLTLIIASVGIAGALPLGILLALGRRSRMPVVRVLSVIFIEFWRGVPLITVLFMSSVMLPLFMAEGTSIDKLIRALVGVILFQSAYVAEVVRGGLQALPKGQYEAAESLALGYWKTQGLVILPQALKLVIPGLVNTIIALFKDTSLVIIIGLFDLFSSVQQATVDPAWLGMSTEGYVFAALIYWIFCFSMSRYSQHLEKRFHTGRTPH; encoded by the coding sequence ATGACGACGAATGCGATATCGCCTGCTCCTGCGCGTCCGGTTAACCGTGGCGCGTTGGTCTGGATGCGCAAAAATCTGTTCTCCAGCTGGAGTAATAGCCTGCTGACCCTGTTCTGTCTCTGGATGATGTGGGAGCTGATTCCGCCGCTGCTGAACTGGGCGTTTTTGCAGGCCAACTGGGTGGGCAGCACCCGCGCCGACTGCACCAAAGAAGGTGCCTGCTGGGTATTTATTCACGCTCGCTTCGGCCAGTTTATGTATGGGCTTTATCCGCATGACGAACGCTGGCGCATTAATCTGGCGCTGATTGTCGGTCTGGTGTCGATTGTGCCGATGTTCTGGAAAGGCCTGCCGCAGCGTGGTCGTTACATCACGTGCTGGGCCATCGCGTATCCCCTTGTGGTGTGGTGGCTGATGTATGGCGGTTTTCTTGGCCTTGAGCGGGTTGAAACCCGTCAGTGGGGCGGGCTTACGCTGACGCTGATTATCGCCTCGGTGGGGATAGCCGGCGCGCTGCCGCTGGGGATCCTGCTGGCGCTGGGGCGTCGCTCCCGAATGCCAGTCGTGCGAGTGCTCTCAGTGATTTTTATTGAGTTCTGGCGTGGCGTACCGCTGATTACGGTGCTGTTTATGTCATCTGTCATGCTGCCGCTCTTTATGGCGGAAGGGACAAGCATCGATAAGCTTATCCGCGCGCTGGTCGGGGTGATTCTGTTCCAGTCCGCCTATGTGGCCGAAGTAGTTCGCGGCGGCCTGCAGGCGCTTCCCAAAGGCCAGTACGAGGCCGCGGAATCACTGGCGCTGGGGTACTGGAAAACGCAGGGGCTGGTGATCCTGCCACAGGCGCTGAAACTCGTGATACCGGGCCTGGTCAATACCATCATCGCCCTTTTTAAAGACACCAGTCTGGTCATTATTATCGGGCTTTTCGATCTGTTCAGCAGCGTCCAGCAAGCAACCGTCGATCCCGCCTGGCTCGGGATGTCGACGGAGGGCTATGTTTTTGCCGCGCTGATCTATTGGATCTTCTGCTTTAGCATGTCGCGCTACAGCCAGCATCTGGAAAAGCGCTTTCACACCGGGCGTACGCCGCACTGA
- a CDS encoding amino acid ABC transporter ATP-binding protein, producing the protein MSQITLQPADAMITLENVNKWYGQFHVLKDINLKVKQGERIVLCGPSGSGKSTTIRCINHLEEHQQGRIVVDGIELNDDLRNIEKVRTEVGMVFQHFNLFPHLTVLQNCTLAPIWVRKLPKKEAEALAMHYLQRVRIAEHAHKFPGQISGGQQQRVAIARSLCMKPKIMLFDEPTSALDPEMVKEVLDTMIGLAESGMTMLCVTHEMGFARTVADRVIFMDRGEIVEQAPPQEFFSNPQSERTRAFLSQVIH; encoded by the coding sequence ATGAGTCAAATTACACTGCAGCCTGCCGACGCGATGATTACGCTGGAAAACGTGAACAAATGGTACGGTCAGTTTCATGTGCTGAAAGATATTAACCTGAAGGTGAAACAGGGGGAGCGCATCGTACTGTGCGGGCCATCCGGCTCCGGTAAATCGACAACGATCCGCTGTATCAATCATCTGGAAGAACATCAGCAGGGGCGCATTGTGGTCGATGGCATTGAGCTGAACGACGATCTGCGCAACATCGAAAAGGTGCGCACCGAAGTGGGGATGGTGTTCCAACACTTTAATCTGTTCCCGCACCTGACCGTATTGCAGAACTGTACGCTGGCACCGATCTGGGTGCGTAAGCTTCCGAAAAAAGAAGCGGAAGCGCTGGCGATGCATTATCTGCAAAGAGTACGCATCGCAGAACATGCGCATAAATTTCCGGGGCAGATCTCCGGTGGACAGCAGCAGCGCGTGGCGATAGCTCGCTCATTGTGTATGAAGCCGAAAATTATGTTGTTTGATGAGCCGACATCAGCGCTCGATCCCGAAATGGTCAAAGAGGTACTCGACACGATGATTGGTCTCGCAGAGTCAGGTATGACGATGTTATGCGTCACGCATGAAATGGGTTTTGCGCGCACGGTGGCAGACCGGGTGATCTTTATGGATCGCGGCGAGATTGTCGAACAGGCACCGCCACAGGAGTTTTTCTCGAATCCGCAGTCAGAACGTACCCGCGCTTTTCTCTCTCAGGTTATTCATTAA